In Lolium rigidum isolate FL_2022 chromosome 3, APGP_CSIRO_Lrig_0.1, whole genome shotgun sequence, the genomic window aaccacaaagcaagaagtctcttgtgtccccaacacacctaataggtgcactagttcggcgaagagatagtgaaatacaggtggtatgaataaatgcgagcagtagcaacggcaccataaagtggtttgctgtccaggactggtgtgtggttgatggtggtaatattgcaggcaatataaatgcagtaaaacagtaaacaagcagcgatagcagtatttaggaacaaggcctagggatcatactttcactagtggacactctcaacattgatcacataacagaataaataaatagatgctagactctacaccctcttgttggatgatgaacaccactaatcgtgtaggattacacgaaccctcaatgccggagttaacaagctccacaatattcaatgttcatgtttaaataaccttagagtgcatgacagatcaacataaccaaaccaagtactaacatagcatgcacaccgtcaccttcacactacgaaaggaggaatagatcacatcaatactatcatagcaatagttaacttcataatctacaagagatcacaatcatagcctacgccaagtactacacgatgcacacactcgtcaccattacaccgtgcgggaggaataaactactttaataacatcactagagtagcacgcagatatattgtgatacaaaacatattgcaatcataaagagatataaataagcacttcactatgccattcataacgagtgaataagtattctgtgaaatatagcctaagagacccacacggtgcacacactcgtcacctttacacacgtgggacaaggagtctcctggagatcacataagtaaaacccacttgactagcataatgacatctagattacaagcatcatcatatgaatctcaatcatgtagggcagctcatgagattattgtattgaagcacataggagagagattaaccacatagctaccggtacagccccgagcctcgatggagaactactccctcctcatgggagacaagcagcgttgatggagatggcggtggtgtcgatggaggagccttccggggcacttccccgtcccggcggcgtgccggaacgagactcctgtcccccgcatcttggcttcgcgatggcggcggctccggaaggtttctcgtaccgtggcttttttcgtatcgtgttttaggtcgtggacctttatataggcgaagaggcggcgtcagaaggtcaacgaggcgacgacacaacaggggggcgcgggcccccccttggccgcgccggcctactgtctggtgggcctgtggcccccctctggcggctctcgggtgttctggaagcttcgtggaaaaataggatgctgggcgttgatttcgtccgattccgagaatatttccttactaggatttctggaaccaaaaacagcagaaaacagcaactggcccttcggcatctcgtcaataggttagttccggaaaacgcataaatatgacatataatgtgtataaaacatgtagatatcatcaataatgtggcatggaacataagaaattatcgatacgtcggagacgtatcaatgatcttgactttcattgcatatattggcattcaaagcctagtggagtttcctctaaatattcaactatgcaaagcaacaagatgcaatgcaataaaggcacatgcttaagcacaaagcaaagacataaccaaattcccttaaaccctccaaacttctcccccattggcaccaattgccgaaatgggtgaaacatttagaaggccaatatagtgagagttcctccatagcgtgtgcatttctcataatttgagtggaatcaaatgcacatatccaatgacgaatattcggaaggaatcacactatagataggatcaaagattgcaaaaagataacaaagtcaagaagcttcaacaaatgaagcaagcaaccaaatgaaccataaagaagataccaaaagagagatagatattatgataagatcaagaagattgctctaaataatatgaggaagctccccaaggtttgtgcacaaaactagacaatttgcattggagtataaagtgcacaaacttggaatcatcactcccataatatcattcaaaaacaaaagataccaagtgaatcaaactctaatgatcaccacaagatagtgctctaaatcaaatgaggaagctccccaaggtacatgcataaattaaaatgttgcatttgaatacaatatgcataacatggaatcctcactccctcattaccatttaaaacacaaaaaattgcaatatatcatagatagaaaaaaacttaacacttgcaacaaacaaatagttgagaaaCAAGTAAGAggaaccataataaaaaggctcaaccaagaggatatgtgaaaggaatgataaagcatattataagactattacaaggatgagcaaaaagcatcatcatagtcttcaatgaattatattgcttagcatgaccaatcaacaagcaataaataaataagatatcaaaaggagatgtatcatctcttatgtgtataagtttctctaagtgggcaatatcacaaagatatttatccacaaagaaacatgcacacacaaaatagatacgcaagaaaaaaaatatgatatccaagacgaagtcatgcaatataacaataagaatttttgcttaatagcatggccaaaggctcaattttatcttattgtacattcatgaacttcaaccacaaacaactaaaatacatcacaaatatcaacatgggatagaagatagttgggatgcatttgagaaaggcaacaagtatcacaaacaaggataccaaaagaagtaactaaatttgcactttcatctatattgcacatgtgagagccttgaggaattgatattcaataaaattgctagataggcatagttgggatggatgaatcatgagcatgatttaaaatacttcccaacaaatgcactcatctcaaattactcacattcacaataaagaggtttcattaagacttttgcaagaagcacaacatttgcaaatcaagagattcatgccaaaatgcaaccataaggttggatacaagaaaagtatgcatgagaagatacttgttaccaagatagcattggtgtggatgtagtagatatgtgttcgttgaccatcctagcttgcctcaagttaccattgagtcaccactcctttccaagagtgagacaagcattcaatgcatatccattatggatctccagatcccgctattggttattggtcagagagaagtctcaaccatgtctgcatagttcgcgaaccgtagggtgacacacttaaggtttgatgtcgtttaagtagatatggaatatggaatggagttcgaagttttgttcggagtctcggatgggatccgggacatcacgaggagttccgaatggtccggagaataagattcatatataggaagtcactttccaagtttggaaatgatccggtgaatttatggaaggtggtttctagaattatccggaataaatcactatggaaggaggagtcccggagggactccacaaaccctaaccagccaaccaagtgggagggtggagtccatggtggactccacctccttgtccggccaagtaaaggggggaggggagagtccatgtccctctaggtttcgtccataaggcagtttttctcttggggtcttattcgaagactttgggcaaacccttggggttccacctatataatgaggaggagagggagggggctgcccatggcttagccgcaccacctagggcatccaagggccggcgcccaagtgcccctcccctctccccaaaccctagcctctcctcctccacataatactcccgcagcgcattggcgaagccctgccggagttctccaccaccaccgccaccatgccgttgtgctgccgggattccgaggaggacctactacttccactgcccgccggaacggggaggaggacgtcgtcttcatcaacactgaacgtgtgaccgagtacggaggtgctgcccgattgtggcaccgtcaagatcttctacgcgcttttgaaagcggcaattgatcatcttctgcaacaacgagatctaatatcgtaggctttggaaatcttcaaggtttagtctcgtgatcccctcgttgctcccatctactagattgcatcttggctcggtttttcgttcttgcggtaggaaattttttgttttctatactacgaatcccatcagtggtatcagagtcgtgtctatgcatagattggttgcacgagtagaacacaattgttttgtgggcgttgatgctttgttgtgtttagttcgtgtactttgcatctttgtggcatagtgggatgaagcggctcgggctaactttacatgaccgcgttcatgagatttgctccacactcgacatgcaacttgtattccataaatggctttgcgggtgtctgtctctcccactatagtgaagatccaatttactctttctattgacaacactagtatcaccgttgtggttcatgttcgtaggtagattggatcttactcgaaaaccctaaaccacgtaaaatatgcaaaccaaattagagacgtctaacttatttttgcagggtttggtgatgtgatatggccatgatgtgatgatgaatatgtatgagatgatcattattgtattgtggcaaccggcaggagccttatggttgtctttaaatttcatgttgagtagtatttcaaagtagttgtaatagttgctacataagGTGAACAACTatgaagacggtgccatggaccttgacgctacgccgatgatgatggagatcatgcctattgatgatggagatcatgttcgtgctttgaagatgaagatcgaaggcgcaaagactaaagggccatatcatatcacatataattgcatgtgatgttaatcctttatgcatcttattttgcttagatcgcgacggtagcattataagatgatccctcacattaatatcaagataataaagtgttctcccctcgtatgcaccgttgccaaagttcaaTGTTAAGTGCTAGTTCATGATAGACCCATGTGATCTAAGACCACAACACAATCAGCATATCTGTTTTATACGAAATATGGGCCTATTGGTTATGGCTATTTCAAATTTATTGTGTGGTCGCATTGCACCATACTACTCTCAGTAATCTTGTTTTTTCTCCAGACAAGTGAAATGTTTGTACAAAAGCGTATAATATGGAAGTTCATGAAGCTAACCTTGCCACCAGGTAGCCCTCCAATGCCGTTGATACGAACAGGTGGGCAGTCAGTGCCGAGGAAACAATCAACACTCGCACCTAGTTGTTTCAAACCGACACCTAAGTCACCGATAGGACGCTCCATCATTCTTGGTACTCCATCAAGAACATAACTGAAGTTCAGAAGAGAGACGTAAACCATCAGTCTCAAAGCATAACCACGGAACTCATACTTATTTCCGTAATCCCGTAAGgataaaaaaaagaaacatacGTCGCATTTCCACCAGCAGCTACTACAGCTGCCGTCAATGGCCGCATTGCAGTTCCAGCGTTGCCCAAGAAGAGCTTTACTTCCTCCTTGGCATCCTTTTCAATCGGGAACCTGCCGCCGCAGCCGACGACTACAGCTCTTTTTGCAACTTTGTCCGCTTCCACCGAGAGCCCAAGCGCGTCCAGGGCCTCGAGCATGTAGTGGACATCCTCGCTGTTCAACAGAGTTATCCACAACCGTTGTTCCCTGATGAGCAAAAGCCAGTTAATGATCAGCAAGAGATGACAGCGAAGCAAAGCAGTTTCAATTGCTTATCGTACTGCAAATAAGTTGACAGGGCATGCTGCACTATAATATTCCGATCTCGGCACCCAATTCACACAAAGGGGAGAAGTAGGGAGAGGGGCTTTGTCTGCTTGTTTTCTCACCTCGGACAAGGCGGAGAGGAGTAGGATCCGGTTGGAGAGCGACTTGGAGCCGGGCAGCTGCACGGCGCCGGAGATCTCCCGGATGGGCTGCAGCTCGACCTTCTCCAGAGCACCGCCCCGCCGCGGCACCGCAGACGCATCCCGCGAGCCAGGCGCGCCGGCATCCGGAGGCGGCGCGAgaaggcggaggaggccggggcggcggcggcgcggtcaaGCGTGGTCGGGCGAGCAGGCCTCCGGCGGGGGAGAGGAGCAGCAGCGCGGGGCCGCGGTCGGAGATGGGCGGCGAGCCAGAGGGCGGGCAGCAGCACAGCTGGCGGCGCTCGACGATTTGGTCTGGCCGGGCGGCACGACGGCAGCGCGACGCGAAACacgggcggcgtcgtccgtccTGGACCGCCTCGGCCGGGACTGGGGAAGAGGGAGTCGCTGCGTACGGTTGAAGACAGGGATAAAGGGCGAGCTCGATGGTTGGCCATGACAGCCCAAATCGAGTCGACGAGCGGACCAGGTCGTGTTGGCGGACCAGATCCCGCGTCCTCCGGCCAGCGGACGACGCATGGCTGTGGACAACGTCGAATCAACGGATGCACGTCAGGAGCTTGGACACGGTCGAGCAGAGGGGGAGAGGGTGAGCTTGGGCGAGTTGGGATCTTGGTCGGCTTCGCAGTGGTGTCCCAGAATCATCATTGCATACGCCAAAAATTCGCATGGTAGCAAAACTAACACCGTCGGACACGTGTCAGTCTttcaccgcgtgctcacgtatacacccggtcaccaggcttcattcgataagatgatccctcacattaatatcaagataataaagtgttttcccctcgtatgcaccgttgccaaagttcgtcgtttcgaatcatctcgtgatagattctacgttcacatacaacgggtgtaagccatgtttgcacacgcggaatacttgggtttgcttgacgagcctagcatgtacagacatggcctcggaacacaggaaaccgaaaggttgaacacgagtcatatggatgatatgatcaacatgttgatgttcaccattgaagttacatcatctcacgtgatgatcggttttggtgtagtggatatagatcgtgtgccacttaacaactatgagggatgttgtattaagtgggagttcattagtaattagatcaaaacatgaactaattatcataaacgtagtccgaatagtattttgaattaatttgtagaattggcatccgttttctaccatacgctagtcttgtaattgagatagaaatactgttaagtctgacaagtaactttacggactggtaccgtattgttaaagaatcaagaaatgattaagtcctattgcaaacttttagtaaacctcacattactgattcaaagaacaatggtttcaattagtacctagaatcatcttgtctccatgaaacttgaagttcaaatctgtttgaaaagtaaggagctgaaaattttgttttcagaaataagcgaggtatgtaaTATATGTGATATATAAGATCttgttgcaaggtgatagaatataatttggtgagactacataaactcataagttttatgggaatgtatgaaggttgaagatgcaagatgtcccaatcctccaactaagttgggcactaacgatattcgcatatccatgaagtgattgtccttagtatgcaccgttgctaagactcgtcgtttcgaagcatcacgtgatgatcgggtgtgatagattctacgtgtgcatacaatgggtgcaggccagatttgcacatgcgaatactgaggttaaactttacgagcctagcatgtacagacatggtctcggaaagtcgtcatgatatgatggataaaattatgagtgaaattgttcatcatattagaaagttactaatagtgaaatctagaacacttgtcatatgatgatcaacttcaaagaaagaacctcaaggttattggtatttgaccaacaaacctagaagttattgatgttgaagtgtttttctgagaagggggaaagctaaaagagaaactacaaaagattttttggcagaaagaaagaaaaaactagaaagtatagctcaggtgtatataaatgatatacatgttatggatgtattccttgtttggtcacataatgaaattcttgggtatttgtaccagattggttggtatgagatgtcatacaataaaacgcaatacaagaatatgatggcctaagtgactaataaggaatatggtaataatgcacgtctggaacataacaaagtgttattatgtttgtcgttggcattctacctagcccttagaatttataataaagaacttaataatcgttattttgctctggtcaaatgaaaacaatgagttgttcaaattatgacattactccatgtacgatggataagttattataaatcttaatggtgaaacacacatacataacactgacggtaaaatgccataaggcaattgatttgaattccacttatttgtggaaccgctatttaggtcatgttagagaggaacgcatgaaggaaatccatgcaaatggatttttggagtcatttgttttttgaatcgtttggcgcttgcaaatcttttctagaagagaatgactaaaataccgttcataggccaagagttgaacgggcaactaacttagtggaaacatacatgatgatgtatgtggttcactgggcatagttgtgtgcggaagattcttctacttcatgaaaacttccaacaatgaattgagtatataaatgtggatatattcgataaggaagaagtttgaaacatttgaatggattcaaataaaattcagcatgaagtgaaaatcatcgtaatagaaaagtcaaatatctatgattggatcatggtggaaatatttgaattacgagttttagcgaacatctaagagagttatgaaatttttctacaactcacgtttcttggagtatcatagtgatgatggagtatccgagagatgtatccaaaccttgttgggtcaatgatgagataaaatattgatgccatcatatttttgtgaattatgctttagagactaccgcttttacactaaatagagcatcatcatgatctgttgaaatgacaccatacaatttatggcatgggtataaaccataatagtcctttctttaaattttggtctaagagtttacaaccaaaatcggatgaatgtctttgttggttatcccaaagaattgattgggaattcttttcactatgaagtaaaagacaaaagtgtttgttaatgttacttgcttatttccaagaaattgttttctagcgaagtatttgagtgggaggacaatagaacttgataaggtttatgaacccgagcataatgatcggagtagcgcagcatcggaaattggttccgaagcggccacgacgatcatggcttccatgactacaaagtgttttagccatggagatcgaagtacttattgaaccttgtaggtatggtttactttgtgatcaaataaatgatttgtggacaaaggattgattttgaacaatgataaaccaactacaaacaaagaagttatgatgggccctgactccgttaaaatggccatgcgccatgaaatccatgatagatgaatactttttgaaagtaaatggatctataaaattgatggacttggatggaatatccttgaagaagctcgacttgtcgaaaagctgtttacgacaaagttcaaaagagttgactacgataagattagatcttccgtagcaatgcttatagtctatgtggattattctagtaatcgctacatatttcttttatgagatatgctagtaggatggaaaaatacattacttaacagaagtgtgtattaaaggtgtatacaagatacaaccaagagttttgctagttcgTGGAAtagtagataggtatacgaacttaaattggatgaagtgagtatcgcggagttggaatcttcaccggatgaaatagtcaaagagtttttgatttcatcagaaacgatgaagatgcttgcatttgcaagaaattaagtgggagcgctgagacatatttatagtaCTTTATGtaaatgacatatagttggttataaatgatgtaattatatacttgattaaaaggtttcattgagaattaacttcaatgaaaggaaatggactaaaacatatttagtgtcaagatctataaagatagattgaaacacataataagtttaaagtcaaagtacatgagtgattatagatcacgaataatatgtacacaatcagatgtcatgtgctctaaagtgCTATGAGCATGTactagaatgattcatgtgatgatcattggacgatagtaagaatatccttgagtactttagaagaactaaggatatatatttatataagtttttgtatggggtaatgacaaacaaatcgctg contains:
- the LOC124695613 gene encoding 3-phosphoshikimate 1-carboxyvinyltransferase, chloroplastic-like; protein product: MLEALDALGLSVEADKVAKRAVVVGCGGRFPIEKDAKEEVKLFLGNAGTAMRPLTAAVVAAGGNATYVLDGVPRMMERPIGDLGVGLKQLGASVDCFLGTDCPPVRINGIGGLPGGKVSFMNFHIIRFCTNISLVWRKNKITESSMVQCDHTINLK